The proteins below are encoded in one region of Paraburkholderia aromaticivorans:
- the shc gene encoding squalene--hopene cyclase, whose translation MNDLSQAQPLDAVLPDFADAAPSAPAPAVTGEAPTASLDAAITRATEAILAAQKPDGHWVYELEADATIPAEYVLLVHYLGETPNVELEQKIARYLRRIQLPDGGWPLFTDGALDISASVKAYFALKMIGDPADAEHMVRAREAILAHGGAETVNVFTRILLALFGVVSWRAVPMMPVEIMLLPMWFPFHLSKVSYWARTVIVPLLVLNAKRPVARNPRRVRIDELFRGAPVNTGPRDRAPHQHAGWFRFFSGVDVLLRAVDGLFPKATRERAVRAAVAFVDERLNGEDGLGAIFPAMANSVMMYDVLGYPADHPNRAIARQSIDKLLVIKDDEAYCQPCLSPVWDTSLAAHALLETGEAHAEQAAERGLAWLRPLQILDVRGDWISRRPNVRPGGWAFQYNNAHYPDVDDTAVVVMAMQRSAALTQSDVDREAIARAREWVVGMQSSDGGWGAFEPENTQYYLNNIPFSDHGALLDPPTADVSGRCLSMLAQLGEMPQNSEPAQRAFDYILKEQESDGSWYGRWGLNYIYGTWTALCSLNAAGLPHDDPRIKRAAQWLLSIQNDDGGWGEGGESYKLDYHGYERAPSTASQTAWALMGLMAAGEVNREAVARGVAYLEREQREHGLWDETRFTATGFPRVFYLRYHGYRKFFPLWALARFRHLKRNGLTRVAVGI comes from the coding sequence ATGAACGATTTATCTCAAGCCCAACCGCTGGACGCCGTCCTGCCCGATTTCGCCGACGCAGCGCCGAGCGCGCCCGCGCCGGCCGTTACGGGCGAGGCGCCCACGGCATCGCTCGACGCCGCGATCACGCGCGCGACCGAGGCGATTCTCGCCGCGCAGAAGCCGGACGGCCACTGGGTCTACGAACTCGAAGCCGACGCGACGATTCCCGCCGAATACGTGCTGCTGGTTCACTATCTCGGCGAAACGCCGAACGTGGAGCTGGAACAGAAGATCGCGCGCTATCTGCGCCGCATCCAGTTGCCCGACGGCGGCTGGCCGCTGTTCACCGACGGCGCGCTCGACATCAGCGCCAGCGTGAAGGCGTATTTCGCACTGAAAATGATCGGCGACCCGGCCGACGCCGAGCACATGGTTCGCGCGCGCGAGGCGATTCTCGCCCACGGCGGCGCCGAAACAGTGAACGTCTTCACGCGGATTCTGCTCGCGCTGTTCGGCGTGGTGTCGTGGCGCGCGGTGCCGATGATGCCCGTCGAGATCATGCTGTTGCCCATGTGGTTCCCGTTCCATCTGTCGAAGGTGTCGTACTGGGCGCGTACGGTGATCGTGCCGCTGCTCGTGCTCAATGCGAAGCGGCCGGTGGCGCGCAACCCGCGCCGCGTGCGCATCGACGAATTGTTTCGCGGCGCGCCGGTCAACACCGGCCCGCGCGATCGGGCGCCGCATCAGCACGCCGGCTGGTTCCGGTTTTTCAGTGGCGTGGACGTGCTGCTGCGCGCCGTCGATGGCCTGTTCCCGAAGGCCACGCGCGAGCGCGCGGTGCGTGCGGCGGTGGCTTTCGTCGACGAACGGCTGAATGGCGAAGACGGCCTCGGCGCGATTTTCCCCGCGATGGCGAACTCGGTGATGATGTACGACGTGCTCGGTTATCCGGCCGATCATCCGAATCGCGCGATTGCTCGCCAGTCGATCGACAAGCTGCTCGTCATCAAGGATGACGAAGCCTATTGCCAGCCGTGTCTGTCGCCGGTGTGGGATACGTCGCTCGCGGCACACGCGCTGCTCGAAACCGGCGAGGCGCATGCCGAACAGGCCGCCGAACGCGGGCTCGCGTGGCTGCGTCCGCTGCAGATTCTCGACGTGCGCGGCGACTGGATCTCGCGCCGTCCGAATGTGCGGCCGGGCGGTTGGGCGTTCCAGTACAACAACGCGCATTACCCGGACGTCGACGATACGGCGGTGGTCGTCATGGCGATGCAACGCTCGGCGGCGCTGACGCAATCGGATGTCGATCGCGAAGCGATCGCGCGGGCGCGCGAATGGGTGGTCGGCATGCAGAGCAGCGATGGCGGCTGGGGCGCGTTCGAGCCGGAAAACACGCAGTACTACCTGAACAACATTCCGTTCTCCGATCACGGCGCCTTGCTCGATCCGCCGACCGCGGACGTGTCGGGCCGCTGTCTGTCGATGCTCGCGCAACTCGGCGAAATGCCGCAGAACAGCGAGCCGGCGCAACGCGCGTTCGACTACATCCTGAAGGAGCAGGAATCGGACGGCAGCTGGTATGGCCGCTGGGGCCTGAACTACATCTATGGCACGTGGACCGCGCTGTGTTCGCTGAACGCAGCCGGCCTGCCACACGACGACCCGCGCATAAAGCGCGCGGCGCAGTGGCTCCTGTCGATCCAGAACGACGACGGCGGCTGGGGCGAGGGCGGCGAGAGCTACAAGCTCGACTACCACGGCTACGAGCGCGCGCCGAGCACGGCGTCGCAAACCGCGTGGGCGCTGATGGGCCTGATGGCGGCAGGCGAGGTCAATCGCGAAGCGGTGGCGCGCGGCGTCGCGTATCTGGAGCGTGAACAGCGCGAGCACGGTTTGTGGGACGAAACGCGTTTCACCGCGACCGGTTTCCCGCGCGTGTTCTATCTGCGTTATCACGGCTATCGCAAGTTCTTCCCGTTGTGGGCGCTGGCGCGCTTCCGTCATCTGAAGCGCAACGGCCTCACGCGCGTCGCGGTCGGGATATAA
- a CDS encoding phosphorylase, with translation MPLPNPPSADDGRSPLPVIVVTGMAFEARIARGEGVEVVYAARADLLERALSVAVERGCSGIVSFGTAGGLAPDLEPGSLIVADAVEGPFGRLQTDRAWSDRLAAALAAGPLSTRLRRGLMAAVTAPLVSASDKDVLHRSNGALAVDMESHIAGAKAAAQGVPFAVCRAIVDPAWRTLPSAATAGLRDDGSTALGPILRELMRQPSQLGALIQVAVDARAARLSLVQARRAIGEAGAFRMAIA, from the coding sequence ATGCCGCTTCCCAACCCGCCGTCCGCCGATGACGGTCGCAGTCCCTTGCCGGTGATCGTGGTGACGGGCATGGCGTTCGAGGCGCGCATCGCCCGAGGCGAAGGCGTCGAGGTCGTCTACGCGGCGCGCGCCGATCTGCTGGAGCGCGCGTTGAGCGTGGCGGTCGAGCGCGGCTGTTCGGGCATCGTCAGTTTCGGCACGGCGGGCGGTTTGGCGCCGGACCTGGAGCCGGGCTCGCTGATCGTCGCGGATGCCGTCGAGGGGCCGTTTGGGCGCCTCCAGACCGATCGGGCATGGTCCGACAGGCTCGCGGCCGCGCTGGCGGCTGGGCCGCTCTCCACACGTTTGCGGCGCGGCCTCATGGCGGCTGTCACCGCGCCTCTGGTGAGCGCGAGCGACAAGGACGTGCTGCATCGCTCGAACGGTGCCTTGGCGGTGGATATGGAGTCGCACATTGCCGGCGCGAAGGCTGCCGCGCAAGGCGTGCCGTTTGCCGTGTGCCGCGCGATCGTCGATCCGGCGTGGCGCACGCTGCCTTCCGCGGCGACCGCCGGCCTGCGCGACGACGGCAGCACGGCGCTCGGGCCGATTCTGCGGGAATTGATGCGACAGCCGTCGCAACTCGGCGCGCTGATCCAGGTTGCCGTCGACGCCCGGGCGGCGCGGCTCTCGCTGGTCCAGGCGCGGCGAGCGATCGGTGAGGCAGGCGCTTTTCGCATGGCCATCGCCTGA
- a CDS encoding acyl-CoA thioesterase: MNFHTRKWVKPEDLNPNGKLFGGSLLRWIDEEAAIYAICQLDNQRVVTKFMSEINFVSSARQGDIIELGMTATHFGRTSITLSCEVRNKITRKSILTVEKMVFVNLDENGEPAPHGRTRIRYADEAFARYREDSRPVSQGAVAVEEERVAPRAEVDSLH, encoded by the coding sequence ATGAATTTCCACACCAGAAAGTGGGTCAAGCCCGAAGATCTGAACCCCAACGGCAAGCTGTTCGGCGGCAGTCTTCTGCGCTGGATCGACGAAGAAGCCGCGATTTACGCGATCTGCCAGCTCGACAATCAACGCGTTGTGACCAAGTTCATGTCGGAGATCAATTTCGTCAGCTCGGCGCGGCAGGGCGACATCATCGAACTCGGTATGACGGCCACGCATTTCGGCCGCACCTCGATCACGCTGAGCTGCGAAGTGCGCAACAAGATCACGCGCAAAAGCATCCTGACCGTCGAGAAGATGGTGTTCGTCAACCTGGACGAGAACGGTGAGCCGGCGCCTCACGGGCGCACACGGATTCGCTATGCGGATGAAGCGTTTGCCCGCTATCGCGAGGATTCGCGGCCGGTGTCGCAAGGCGCGGTTGCCGTCGAAGAAGAGCGGGTTGCGCCGCGTGCCGAGGTGGATAGCCTGCATTGA
- a CDS encoding MlaA family lipoprotein, which produces MKLRNAALALVATGLISGCATGPDRKPGDPFEPVNRVVFNFNDGLDRYVAVPVAKGYQKVTPQPLRTAVSNFFSNLGDLGNAANALLQLKITDATEDLVRFAFNSTFGLGGLLDWATPAGLPKHHQDFGLTLGHWGIPSGPYLVLPLFGPSTVRDSMGLIVDVKFNPLNYMEPAVRNPLYLLQFVSVRSDLLGASDLLQQAALDKYSFVRDAYTQQRRARLRGTDNAAPLPNYDDQGDSGASETPAAGAPAAGALPNYADPGDAAEAPNAASGAATGAPAGVPNYSDPGETPASGAAGSTPTVPAATPNGASGTAAPTPPAAPADSTQPASAPVTQ; this is translated from the coding sequence ATGAAGCTGCGTAACGCCGCGCTGGCACTCGTCGCCACCGGTTTGATCTCTGGCTGCGCCACCGGCCCCGACCGCAAACCCGGCGACCCGTTCGAACCGGTGAACCGGGTCGTGTTCAATTTCAACGACGGCCTGGATCGCTACGTCGCCGTTCCGGTGGCGAAGGGTTATCAGAAGGTGACGCCGCAGCCGTTGCGCACCGCCGTGAGCAACTTCTTTTCGAATCTCGGCGATCTGGGCAACGCCGCAAACGCGCTGCTGCAGTTGAAAATCACCGATGCGACCGAGGACCTCGTCCGTTTCGCGTTCAATTCGACCTTCGGTTTGGGCGGCCTGCTCGATTGGGCGACGCCGGCCGGGCTGCCCAAGCACCACCAGGATTTCGGCCTGACGCTGGGTCACTGGGGCATTCCGTCGGGCCCGTACCTCGTCCTGCCGCTGTTCGGCCCGAGCACGGTGCGTGACAGCATGGGTCTTATCGTCGACGTGAAGTTCAACCCGCTGAACTACATGGAGCCGGCGGTGCGCAATCCGCTGTACCTGCTGCAGTTCGTGAGCGTGCGCTCCGACCTGCTGGGTGCGTCGGATCTGCTGCAACAGGCCGCGCTGGACAAGTACTCGTTCGTGCGCGACGCCTATACGCAGCAACGCCGCGCGCGTCTGCGCGGCACCGACAACGCAGCGCCGCTGCCGAACTATGACGATCAGGGCGATTCCGGCGCCTCGGAGACACCCGCAGCCGGCGCGCCGGCGGCTGGCGCGCTGCCGAACTACGCCGACCCGGGCGACGCAGCGGAAGCCCCGAATGCGGCCTCTGGCGCTGCCACGGGCGCCCCGGCGGGCGTGCCCAACTACAGCGATCCAGGCGAAACGCCCGCGAGCGGCGCAGCAGGTTCGACGCCGACCGTGCCGGCTGCCACGCCCAACGGCGCTTCAGGCACGGCCGCACCGACACCGCCCGCCGCGCCGGCCGACAGCACACAACCGGCTTCAGCGCCGGTGACGCAATAA
- a CDS encoding MMPL family transporter has product MLKSSIVRLVAYSVRHPMRIVALSLVLAVLSGFYVAFNFKINTDISRLVETDKQWSALEHAMDEAFPDRGQTVLVVVEARAPEFADAAAQALTTALKADPKEFVAVSQPAGGPFFEHNGLLFPSTDEVMSTTSQLVQSRPLVNALAHDPSLAGLAGTLTTSLLLPLQLGQVKLGDMSHLLSQSATTLDRVLAGQPAAFSWRALVDKSAATEPARAFVIVQPVVNYDALEPGASASKSIRDTAAALHLDSRYGATVRLTGEQPLADEEFASVKDGAVLNGIGTFIVVLIILWLALRSGRMIAAVFITLFVGLAITAALGLMLVGALNMISVAFMVLFVGLGVDFGVQFGVKYREERNRDNRLSAALMHTSHSIGVPLTLAAVAVALSFFSFLPTAYRGVSELGEIAGVGMFVAYFTNMTLLPALLKIFRPPGEAGSPGFKQLAPVDEFLAHHRKPVLIGTLIVVIGATPLLTHLRFDFNPLHLKDPHTESMATLLSLKDSPEAAVNNVHVLAPSLADADRMAAHLRTLPEVGRVNTLDTFVPADQQQKLMLIASAAQQLLPALQQQPAQQATDALRVAALKRASNQLSLAADDHPGPGDAEAKHLSDTLQKLAAADAATRDRAETALSDTLRIALKQLANLLQPTEITRENLPKEISKGWVSKDGRALVDISPKVKPGTDPNDDVMLAHFAHAVKKAEPGAIGGPISILHSADTIIKAFLQAAGYALVSIAILLWVALRRVGDMLRTLVPLLVSALVTLELCVVFGMPLNFANIIALPLMLGVGVAFKIYFVMAWRHGQTGLLQSSLTHAVLFSAATTATAFGSLWLSHHPGTSSMGRLLALSLFCTLIGAVVFQPVLMGKPRARRAKQKGI; this is encoded by the coding sequence ATGCTGAAGTCATCTATTGTCCGTCTCGTCGCCTATTCAGTGCGTCATCCGATGAGGATCGTCGCGCTGTCGCTCGTGCTCGCCGTTTTGAGCGGTTTCTACGTCGCCTTTAACTTCAAGATCAACACGGACATCAGTCGTCTCGTCGAGACCGACAAGCAATGGTCGGCGCTCGAACACGCCATGGACGAAGCCTTTCCGGATCGCGGTCAAACCGTGCTGGTGGTCGTCGAAGCGCGCGCGCCGGAATTCGCCGACGCCGCCGCGCAAGCCCTGACCACCGCCCTCAAGGCCGATCCCAAGGAGTTCGTAGCGGTTTCGCAGCCGGCCGGCGGCCCGTTCTTCGAACACAACGGCCTGCTGTTCCCGTCGACTGACGAGGTGATGTCGACCACCTCGCAGCTCGTCCAGTCGCGCCCGCTCGTCAACGCGCTCGCCCACGATCCGAGCCTGGCTGGCCTTGCCGGCACGCTGACCACGAGTCTGTTGCTGCCGCTTCAGCTCGGTCAGGTGAAGCTCGGTGACATGAGCCATCTGCTGTCGCAGAGCGCAACCACGCTCGACCGCGTGCTGGCCGGCCAGCCGGCCGCCTTCTCGTGGCGCGCGCTGGTCGACAAGAGCGCGGCCACCGAGCCGGCGCGCGCCTTCGTCATCGTACAGCCGGTCGTGAACTACGATGCGCTGGAGCCGGGCGCGTCGGCGTCGAAGTCGATCCGCGACACCGCCGCCGCGCTGCACCTCGACTCGCGCTACGGCGCTACCGTCCGTCTGACCGGCGAACAGCCGCTCGCGGACGAAGAGTTCGCTTCGGTCAAGGACGGCGCGGTGCTCAACGGCATCGGCACCTTTATCGTCGTGCTGATCATCTTGTGGCTCGCGCTGCGCTCGGGACGCATGATCGCCGCTGTGTTCATCACGCTGTTCGTCGGGCTCGCGATCACCGCGGCGCTCGGCTTGATGCTGGTGGGCGCGCTCAACATGATTTCGGTCGCGTTCATGGTGCTGTTCGTCGGGCTCGGGGTCGATTTCGGCGTGCAGTTCGGCGTCAAGTATCGTGAGGAGCGCAATCGCGACAACCGCCTCTCCGCTGCGCTGATGCACACGTCGCACAGTATCGGCGTGCCGCTCACGCTCGCCGCGGTCGCGGTCGCGCTGAGCTTCTTCTCGTTCCTGCCGACGGCTTACCGCGGCGTATCTGAGTTGGGCGAGATCGCGGGGGTCGGCATGTTCGTCGCGTACTTCACCAACATGACGCTGCTGCCGGCCCTGCTGAAGATCTTCCGACCGCCGGGCGAAGCCGGTTCGCCGGGCTTCAAGCAACTCGCACCCGTCGACGAGTTTCTCGCCCACCATCGCAAGCCGGTGCTGATCGGTACGCTGATCGTCGTGATCGGCGCCACGCCGTTGCTCACGCATTTGCGTTTCGACTTCAACCCGCTGCATCTGAAGGATCCGCACACGGAGTCGATGGCGACGTTGTTGTCGCTGAAGGATTCGCCGGAGGCTGCGGTCAACAACGTGCATGTGCTGGCGCCGTCGCTCGCCGACGCCGACCGCATGGCCGCACATCTGCGCACGTTGCCGGAAGTGGGCCGCGTCAATACGCTCGACACCTTCGTTCCCGCCGACCAGCAGCAAAAGCTGATGCTGATTGCGAGCGCCGCGCAGCAACTGCTGCCCGCGCTGCAGCAACAGCCCGCGCAACAGGCGACCGACGCCTTGCGCGTCGCCGCGCTCAAGCGCGCGTCGAACCAGCTCTCGCTCGCCGCCGACGATCACCCGGGCCCCGGCGACGCCGAAGCCAAGCATCTGTCGGACACATTGCAGAAGTTAGCCGCCGCCGATGCCGCCACGCGCGACCGCGCCGAAACCGCGCTGTCCGACACGCTGCGCATCGCGCTGAAGCAGTTGGCCAACCTGCTGCAACCCACCGAGATCACCCGCGAGAATCTGCCCAAGGAAATCTCCAAAGGCTGGGTCTCGAAGGACGGCCGCGCCCTCGTCGACATCTCGCCGAAGGTGAAACCCGGCACCGATCCGAACGACGACGTCATGCTCGCGCACTTCGCCCACGCGGTGAAGAAGGCGGAGCCGGGCGCGATCGGCGGGCCGATTTCGATCCTGCATTCGGCCGACACTATCATCAAGGCGTTCCTGCAGGCCGCCGGCTACGCGCTCGTGTCGATTGCGATCCTGCTGTGGGTCGCGCTGCGGCGCGTCGGCGACATGCTGCGCACACTGGTTCCGCTGCTGGTGTCGGCGCTCGTGACGCTCGAGTTGTGCGTGGTATTCGGCATGCCGCTGAACTTTGCGAATATCATCGCTTTGCCGCTGATGCTCGGCGTCGGCGTAGCGTTCAAGATTTACTTCGTGATGGCGTGGCGTCACGGTCAGACCGGCCTCCTTCAGTCGAGCCTGACGCACGCTGTGCTGTTCAGCGCGGCGACCACGGCGACGGCGTTCGGCAGCCTCTGGCTGTCGCATCATCCGGGGACGTCCAGCATGGGGCGCCTGCTGGCGCTCTCGTTGTTTTGCACACTGATCGGCGCAGTGGTGTTTCAACCCGTGTTGATGGGCAAGCCGCGTGCACGTCGCGCGAAGCAAAAAGGAATATAA
- a CDS encoding MlaC/ttg2D family ABC transporter substrate-binding protein produces the protein MKRYLSAFLAAAVVSTAAYAQSAPDAVVKSAVEGTVAAMKADPQARGGDMAKITQLVESRFLPATDFQRTTRIAVGKPWSTATPDQQKQLYEQFTLLLTRTYAASLSQLRDQDVKFKFAPVNVPAGAKDVVVQSHVLSNGGDDAIDYRMTKDAAGWKVYDINMMGAWLIQVYQTQFADQISKGGIDGLIKFLTAHNARSAG, from the coding sequence ATGAAACGTTATCTGTCTGCTTTTCTGGCTGCGGCGGTGGTGTCCACTGCGGCATATGCGCAAAGCGCGCCCGACGCGGTGGTAAAAAGTGCTGTCGAGGGCACCGTGGCCGCGATGAAGGCTGACCCGCAGGCGCGCGGCGGCGACATGGCGAAGATCACCCAACTGGTCGAGTCGCGCTTCCTGCCGGCCACGGACTTTCAGCGCACCACGCGGATCGCGGTCGGCAAGCCTTGGTCCACCGCGACGCCCGACCAGCAAAAGCAACTGTACGAGCAGTTTACGCTGCTGCTCACGCGCACTTATGCGGCCTCGCTGTCGCAACTGCGCGACCAGGACGTGAAGTTCAAGTTCGCGCCGGTCAACGTGCCGGCCGGCGCCAAAGACGTGGTCGTGCAATCGCACGTGCTGAGCAATGGCGGCGATGATGCGATCGACTACCGCATGACCAAAGATGCCGCCGGCTGGAAGGTCTACGACATCAACATGATGGGCGCCTGGCTGATCCAGGTGTATCAGACGCAATTCGCCGATCAGATTTCCAAAGGCGGGATCGACGGGCTGATCAAGTTTTTGACCGCTCACAATGCGCGTAGCGCTGGGTGA
- the hpnH gene encoding adenosyl-hopene transferase HpnH, whose amino-acid sequence MSIPLLQKVRVGAYIMRQHLSGNKRYPLALMLEPLFRCNLACNGCGKIDYPDPILNQRLSLKECLEAVDECNAPVVSIAGGEPLLHKEMPQIVKGIMARKKFVYLCTNALLMEKKMDDYEPNPYFVWSVHLDGDQQAHDHSVSQDGVYDKAVAAIKEAKRRGFRVNINCTLFNDAVPERVAAFFDTLGPMGVDGITVSPGYAYERAPDQQHFLNRDKTKHLFREIFKRGNNGKNWSFSQSSMFLDFLAGNQTYECTPWGNPARTVFGWQKPCYLVGEGYVKTFKELMETTDWDNYGTGNYEKCADCMVHCGFEATAVMDTVTHPLKALKVALRGPKTSGAFTKDIPLDKQRPAEYVFSRHVEIKLEEIKVSGKGKKVQTATAAH is encoded by the coding sequence TTGTCTATTCCGCTGCTACAGAAAGTCCGGGTCGGCGCTTACATCATGCGTCAGCATCTGTCCGGTAACAAACGCTACCCGCTCGCCCTGATGCTGGAGCCGCTGTTCCGATGCAATCTCGCCTGCAATGGCTGCGGCAAGATCGACTATCCGGATCCCATCCTGAATCAGCGTCTGTCGCTGAAAGAATGCCTTGAAGCCGTCGACGAGTGCAATGCGCCGGTGGTCTCGATCGCAGGCGGCGAACCGCTGCTGCACAAGGAAATGCCGCAGATCGTGAAGGGCATCATGGCGCGCAAGAAGTTCGTCTACCTGTGCACGAACGCGCTGCTGATGGAAAAGAAGATGGACGACTACGAGCCGAATCCTTACTTCGTCTGGTCGGTTCACCTCGACGGCGATCAGCAGGCACACGATCACTCGGTGTCGCAAGACGGCGTGTACGACAAGGCTGTGGCTGCCATCAAGGAAGCGAAGCGCCGTGGTTTCCGCGTGAACATCAACTGCACGTTGTTCAACGACGCCGTGCCGGAACGCGTCGCTGCGTTCTTCGACACGCTGGGCCCGATGGGCGTGGACGGCATCACCGTCTCGCCGGGTTACGCGTACGAACGCGCGCCGGATCAGCAGCACTTCCTGAACCGCGACAAGACCAAGCACCTGTTCCGCGAAATTTTCAAGCGCGGCAACAACGGCAAGAACTGGTCGTTCAGCCAGTCGAGCATGTTCCTCGACTTCCTGGCCGGCAATCAGACGTACGAATGCACCCCGTGGGGCAACCCGGCGCGGACCGTGTTCGGCTGGCAAAAGCCGTGCTATCTGGTCGGCGAAGGTTACGTGAAAACCTTCAAGGAACTGATGGAAACCACGGACTGGGACAACTACGGCACGGGTAACTACGAAAAGTGCGCGGACTGCATGGTGCACTGCGGTTTCGAAGCGACCGCCGTGATGGATACGGTGACGCATCCGCTGAAGGCGCTGAAGGTTGCGCTGCGCGGTCCGAAGACGTCGGGCGCGTTCACGAAGGACATTCCTTTGGACAAGCAACGTCCGGCCGAATATGTCTTCTCCCGCCACGTCGAGATCAAGCTGGAAGAGATCAAGGTGTCGGGCAAGGGCAAGAAAGTGCAGACGGCGACGGCAGCACACTAA
- the ispH gene encoding 4-hydroxy-3-methylbut-2-enyl diphosphate reductase — MRVILAQPRGFCAGVVRAIEIVDRALQQHGAPVYVRHEIVHNRHVVDNLRQKGARFVEELDEVPQGAVAIFSAHGVAQTVERDAEARGLDVLDATCPLVTKVHVQGRQYVGAGRTLILIGHAGHPEVEGTIGQIPGKVLLVQSEAEVAHLNLPLDTPLAYVTQTTLSVDDTRGIIDALLRRFTDIVGPDTRDICYATQNRQAAVRELSKQVDVLLVVGATNSSNSNRLREIGSESGVASYLVADGSEVKPEWFANVQTVGITAGASAPEEMVKNVIDALSALGPVDVTTMAGREEKVEFKLPSKLMQPLVAREV; from the coding sequence ATGCGAGTCATCCTTGCTCAACCCCGCGGCTTTTGTGCGGGCGTTGTTCGCGCAATCGAGATCGTCGATCGCGCGTTACAGCAACACGGCGCACCCGTGTATGTCCGCCACGAGATTGTTCACAATCGGCACGTGGTCGACAATCTGCGCCAGAAAGGCGCGCGCTTCGTCGAGGAACTCGATGAAGTGCCGCAAGGCGCCGTGGCGATTTTCAGCGCCCACGGTGTCGCTCAGACTGTTGAGCGCGACGCCGAAGCACGAGGTCTCGACGTGCTCGACGCGACCTGCCCGCTGGTCACCAAAGTGCACGTGCAGGGCCGCCAGTACGTCGGCGCCGGCCGCACGCTGATTCTGATCGGCCACGCCGGGCATCCGGAAGTGGAAGGCACGATCGGCCAGATTCCAGGCAAGGTGCTGCTGGTGCAGAGCGAGGCCGAGGTCGCGCATCTGAACCTGCCGCTCGACACGCCGCTCGCTTATGTCACGCAGACCACGCTGTCGGTGGACGACACGCGCGGCATTATCGACGCCCTGTTGCGCCGTTTCACCGACATCGTCGGTCCGGATACGCGCGACATCTGTTATGCCACGCAAAACCGCCAGGCGGCGGTGCGCGAGTTGAGCAAGCAGGTCGACGTGCTGCTGGTGGTGGGCGCAACCAATAGTTCGAACTCGAACCGGCTGCGCGAGATCGGCAGCGAAAGCGGTGTGGCGAGCTATCTCGTCGCCGACGGTTCGGAGGTGAAGCCGGAATGGTTTGCGAACGTGCAGACCGTCGGCATCACGGCCGGCGCTTCGGCGCCGGAAGAGATGGTCAAGAACGTAATCGATGCGCTGAGCGCATTGGGGCCTGTCGATGTCACGACGATGGCGGGCCGTGAAGAAAAAGTCGAATTCAAGTTGCCATCGAAGCTGATGCAACCACTCGTTGCACGCGAAGTTTAA
- the hpnC gene encoding squalene synthase HpnC, giving the protein MDVDQYENFPVASVLLPKALRAPIGIIYQVVRTAADIADEGDWSAAERHARLADFRAGLDAVAERRAAPVHPLLFGKLAGVLAQYKLPLAPFYDLLHACGQDIDTNRYADRAALLDYCRHSANPLGHLMLHLIGAATPENLADADAICTASQLISFWLEVSADWNKNRLYLPLADMRRFNVTEAHIANGVADEDWRALMAHEVSFVREMLVRGAPLALRIPGRLGIELCGAVHGGLRFLERIETAGYDVFHERPVLNTFDWCVVAARTVVMWLSRRVGVEVRSIEGNA; this is encoded by the coding sequence ATGGATGTCGATCAATACGAAAACTTTCCGGTCGCGAGCGTGTTGCTGCCCAAGGCGCTGCGCGCGCCCATCGGCATTATCTATCAGGTTGTCCGCACGGCGGCCGACATTGCCGACGAAGGCGACTGGAGCGCAGCCGAGCGGCACGCCCGTCTCGCCGACTTCCGCGCCGGCCTCGACGCGGTAGCGGAGCGGCGCGCGGCGCCAGTCCATCCGCTCCTGTTCGGCAAGCTCGCCGGCGTGCTCGCACAGTATAAACTGCCGCTCGCGCCGTTCTACGATCTGCTCCACGCGTGCGGCCAGGACATCGACACCAATCGTTACGCCGACCGCGCCGCGCTGCTCGACTATTGCCGCCATTCGGCCAACCCGCTCGGGCATCTGATGCTGCATCTGATCGGCGCGGCCACGCCGGAGAATCTCGCCGACGCCGACGCGATCTGCACGGCGTCGCAGTTGATCAGTTTCTGGCTCGAGGTCTCCGCCGACTGGAACAAGAACCGCCTGTACCTGCCGCTCGCGGATATGCGACGCTTCAACGTGACCGAGGCGCACATCGCCAACGGTGTCGCCGATGAAGACTGGCGGGCGCTCATGGCGCACGAAGTGTCGTTCGTGCGCGAGATGCTGGTGCGCGGCGCGCCGCTCGCGTTGCGGATTCCGGGGCGGCTGGGCATCGAGTTATGCGGCGCCGTTCACGGTGGCCTGCGCTTCCTCGAACGGATCGAAACGGCGGGCTACGACGTGTTCCACGAGCGGCCGGTGCTCAATACGTTTGACTGGTGCGTCGTCGCGGCCCGCACTGTGGTGATGTGGCTGTCGCGTCGCGTCGGCGTGGAAGTGCGTTCAATCGAGGGTAATGCTTAA